The Kribbella jejuensis region GTTCGTGGTGCGGGGCTACTGGTGGTTCGGCGGGGTCGGGCCGCTGCCGTAGTCCGGCGGGCGGATCGCCTCGTCCGGGCCGACCGAGCCGCCCGGCAGGACGTCGGACAGCGAGCCGTTCTGGCCGTCGTGGCCGTTCTGCGCGGCCGGGACCGGCATCACCGGCGGCTGGTCCGACGGGACCCGGGTCGACGAACCGGTCCAGGCCGGCCGCCGCTCGCGCATGATCACCGGCTCGAAGATCCGGGCGATCTGGTGCTTGTCCAGGGTCTCCTTCTCCAGCAGTTCCTCGACCAGGTGGTCCAGAACCGACCGGTTCTCGACCAGGATGTCGAAGGCCTCCTGGTGCGCGTTCAGGATCAGCTTGCCGACCTCCTCGTCGACCGCGGCCGCGATCTCCTCGGAGTAGTTCCGCTGGCTGCCGAAGTCCCGGCCGAGGAACGGCTCGCTGCTGTCCTGGCCGAACTTGATCGCACCGAGCCGCTCGGTCATGCCGTACTGCGTGACCATCGCGCGGGCCAGCGCGCTGGCCTTCTCGATGTCGTTGCTCGCGCCCGTGGTCGGGTCGTGGAAGACCATCTCCTCGGCGGCCCGGCCGCCGAGCATGTAGGCCAGCTTGTCCAGCATCTCCGACCGGGTGGTCGAGTACTTGTCCTCGTCCGGCATCACCATCGTGTAGCCGAGCGCCCGGCCACGCGGCAGGATCGTCACCTTCTGCACCGGGTCGGAGTGCGGCAGCGCCGCCGCGACCAGGGCGTGGCCGCCCTCGTGGTACGCGGTGAGCACCTTCTCCTTGTCCGACATCAGCCGGGTCCGGCGCTGCGGGCCGGCGATCACGCGGTCGATGGCCTCGTCCAGCGCGCGGTTGTCGATCAGCTGCGCGTTCGAGCGGGCGGTCAGCAGGGCCGCCTCGTTCAGCACGTTGGCGAGGTCGGCACCGGTCATACCCGGCGTCCGGCGGGCGACCGCGGTGAGGTCGACGTCCTGCGCCATCGGCTTGCCGCGGGCGTGCACCTTGAGGATCTTCTGCCGGCCGGGCAGGTCCGGCGCGTCGACGGCGATCTGCCGGTCGAAGCGGCCGGGCCGCAGCAGCGCGGGGTCGAGCACGTCAGGCCGGTTGGTGGCCGCGATCAGGATCACACCGCCGCGGACGTCGAAGCCGTCCATCTCGACCAGCAGCTGGTTCAGGGTCTGCTCGCGCTCGTCGTGACCGCCGCCCAGACCCGCGCCACGGTGCCGGCCGACGGCGTCGATCTCGTCGATGAACACGATCGCCGGCGCGTTCGTCTTGGCCTGCTCGAACAGGTCCCGGACCCGGGAGGCACCGACACCGACGAACATCTCGACGAAGTCCGAACCGGAGATCGAGTAGAACGGCACCCCGGCCTCACCGGCGACCGCACGGGCCAGCAGGGTCTTGCCGGTACCGGGCTGTCCGTAGAGCAGCACGCCCTTCGGGATCTTGGCGCCGACGGCCTGGAACTTGCCCGGCTCCTGGAGGAACTCCTTGATCTCCTGGAGCTCCTCGATCGCCTCGTCCACGCCCGCGACGTCGGCGAACGTGGTCTTCGGTGTGTCCTTGGTCACCAGCTTCGCCTTGGACTTGGCGAAGCTCATCACCCGGGAGCCGCCGCCCTGCATCGAGTTCATCAGGAAGATGAACACGACCGCGATCAGCAGGAACGGGATCAGCGTCGAGAACACCTGGCCGATGAAGCTCGGCTTCGGGTTCTCCACGTCGTACCGCTCGATCTTGCCGTCCTGGAACAGGGTCTGCAGGTCGGTCCCGAGTGTCTCGCCCTGGCCGTCGACGTAGTGCGCCCGGATCTTGGTCCCGTCGGTCTTCTCCACCCGGATCTCTTCGTCCGGGTTGTTCAGCGTCACCGACTTGATCGACTTGTCGCTGGACGACTTGGCCTGCTGGATGAGCTGGACGACCTGTCCGGTGGGCTCGGTCTTGTACCCGGTCGAGCCGGTCAGGAGCTGCCCGATCACCAGCACGCCCAGGAAGGCGACGACGATCCAGAACAGGGGTCCGCGGAAGATGCGCTTCACGTCCATGATCGGGGCCGACGCCCCGTCCCTCCTAGCTCGGCAGGCCCGGAAAACGGGCTTGTGACGGTAACACCATCCCAAGTGTCTCGTGTCGCACAAGACAACACATCACGAGGGTCACGAAAGGACGGTTGCGACCCGTTGTACAGGCCGTCACCAAGTCTGCCTGCCGGAGCCGGTCAGGAATAGACGTGCGGCGCCAGTGTCCCGACGCAGCGCAGGTTCCGGTACTTCTCCGCGTAGTCCAGCCCGTACCCGACGACGAACTCGTCCGGCAGGTCGAACCCGACGTACTTCACCGGGACCGCCATCTTGGCCGCCGCGTCCGGCTTGCGGAACGCGGTGCAGATCTCCACCGAGGCCGGGCCGCGGGACTGCAGGTTGCTGACCAGCCAACTGAGCGTCAGCCCGGTGTCGATGATGTCCTCGACGATCAGCACGTGCCGGCCGCTGATGTCGGTATCCAGGTCCTTGAGGATCCGGACCACCCCCGACGACTTGGTCCCGGAGCCGTACGACGAGACCGCCATCCAGTCCATCTCGACGTGCCGGGTGAGCGCCCGGGCGAGATCGGCCATCACCATCACGGCACCCTTGAGAACGCCGACGATGAGGAGGTCCTTGCCCTCGTAGTCCTGCTCGATCCGCCCGGCCAGTTCCCGCAGCTTCGCCAGGATCTGGTCCTCGGTGTAATGGATCGTGCTCAGGTCCTTCTCGATGTCCGAAGCATCCACGCGCCTCAGCCTGTCACATCGGGACCGAATGCGATGAATCCGCCCCGGCGGACCGCGCGGATCCCCTGGGGCAGATCGATCCAGCGCTGGCCGCGCCAGTCGGTGACCAGTGCGTCGACCGCCGCGACGTGCCCGGCGGTCAGGTCCGTCGCCCGGCAACCTGCTTCCAGCGCGGCCTGTCGCAGGACCCGCGTACGGATCGCCGCGGGCTCCTCCACAAGGACGCCGACGTCGCAGCGGACCTGCCTGTCAGCACGGCTCAGTGCGGTCTCCGCAACGTCCGCGGCGAGCTGATCGAGGGCGTCGGCATCCGCGCGGAGCAGGCCCGCCGTACGGGCCAGGGCCTCGACCACACCGGGCCCCAGCGCCTGCTCCAGCACCGGCAGCACCTCGTGCCGCACCCGGACGCGTACGTACTGCGGGTCGTCGTTGTGCGGGTCGTGCCACGGCCGCAGCCCCGAGGCGATACAAGCAGCCGCGGTCGTAGCCCGAGGCACCTCCAAGAACGGCCGCCGCAACAGCCCCACGGCAGCCGCCATACCGGCCAGCGACCGAGCCCCTGAACCCCGCCCCAACCCGAGGAGAACAGTCTCGGCTTGATCATCACGGGTGTGGGCCAACAGCACGACGTCGGCTCCCAGCTCATCGGCCGCGTCTCGCAGAGCGTCGTACCGGGCCGTCCGCGCCGCGCCTTCCGGCCCGCCCGCGGTGCCCACCTCCACCGCCCGGACGAGGACAGGGTCCAGCCCGACGGACCGGCACTGTTCAGCGGCGATCTCCGCGATGTGAGCGGAGTCGGCCTGCAGCCCGTGGTCCACCACCACGGCCCCTGCCCGCAGCCCGAGCTTCGGTGCCTCGAACGCGGTCGCGGCCGCCAGCGCCAGCGAGTCGGTGCCACCGGAGCAGGCCACGAGCACCGTCGTACCCTGCGGCAGCTCGGCGAGCGTCGCACGGACGGCCTCACGGGTCCGGGCAACGGCCGGGTGGAGCTTCCCGCGCCGTTGCTCGATCAGGCCCTCAGCCGTGGAGTCGGGCGACCCAGGCATCCGGATCCGCGATCTCGTTCTTGGTCGGCAGCGTGTTCGGACCGGTCCAGACCCGGTTGAAGCCCTCCATACCGACGCTGTCGACGACCCGGCGGACGAAGGCCGCTCCGTCCTTGTACTGGCGCAGCTTGGCGTCCAGGCCGAGCAGCCGCTTCAGCAGCTGGTCCAGCGGGTTCCCACTCGCCCGCCGGGACGTGAACTTGGACCGGATCGTCTCGACGGTCGGGATGACCGACGGCCCGACCCCGTCCATCACGTAGTCCGCGTGGCCTTCCAGCAAGGACATGACTGCGGTCAGCCGGTCCAGCACTGCACGCTGCTCCGGCGACTGCATGAGGTCCACGAGGCTCAGCTCGCCCTCGCCGCGTACCGACCGGCCCAGCCGCTGCACGGCCTCGCGGAACATCGCCGCGTACGCCGAGGCGTCCAGCTCGGCCTGGTCCAGGAAGAGCGCGAGCTCCGACCGCAGGTGGTCCCGCAGCCACGGTACGGCGGTGAACTGGACCCGGTGCGTCTCCTCGTGCAGACACACCCACAGCCGGAAGTCCCGCGGTACGACGCCCAGCTCGGACTCCACGTGGACGACGTTGGGCGCCACCAGCAGCAGCCGCCCGGTCAGGTGCGGCCGGTCGGGGTCCGGCTCCGCCGGGTAGAACGGGTCGAACTGCCCGAGCACCTTCGACGACAGGAACGCCAGCAGTGCGCCCGCCTCGATCCCGGTGACCCGGGAGCCGACTGCGGACGCCAGGGCGGCGCGGTCGGCCTTCTGGCGCAGCTTCTCGGCCAAAGGTTGCAGTACGGTCCGGAAACCGTCCGCGTTCGCCTGCACCCAGCCGGGCCGGTCCACGATCACCACGGGCGCCGTGGCCGAGGTGGCCTGCAGCCCGGTGAACTCGCGGACATGTCCTTCGGACTCGGCAGCGAACTGCCGCAGCTCGGCGACCACCCGGTCCGCCTCCGCACGGCTGACCGCCGGCCCAGGGCGCACCAGCTTCCGCGCCACGCCGGTCGCCAGCTGCCAGTCGACCATCTCGGTCGTGGTCCCGCTATCCGCCGTACTCATATAAAAACCCTAGTGGTTTGTCCCAACAATCAGCAGCCGCAGTTGGCGAGGGCCGCGGTCGCGCGGTCGAGAGCGGCGCGCGCATCGAGGGTTTTGGGGACCGGGACACTGTCGCTGGCGATGGCGAAGACCAGGAGCGTGCCGGTGCGATCGCGGGCGTACCCGGCGAGACTGTGGACGCTGGTGAGCGTCCCGGTCTTCGCGTGCACCAGTCCGAGGCCTGTAGCGGTACCGGCCGTGGTGAACCGCTCGCGGAGGCTCCCGTTGAAGCCGGCGATCGGCAGACCGGTCAGGAGGTGCCGTAGCTCCGGGTGGTCCTTCGAGACGGCTACGCGCACCGCACCGGCCAACAGGTCCAGCGGGACCTTGTTGGCGCGCGTGAGACCGCTACCGTCGTAGATGATCGCCTTGGACACGTCCAGACCGAGCTTGGTCAGCGTGGCGCGGACACCCTTCACACCGCCGACGTACGACCCTCCGTTGCCGGTGGCGATCCCCACGTGCCGCAGCAGCGTCTCGGCGCCGTCGTTGTCGCTGTGCAGGTTGATGTACTCGACGATCTGCCCGAGCGTCGGCGACTTGACCTGAGCCAACAGCGCAGCGGTCGACGGTGCGAGGGCTGCCTTGGGGGCAGCAGCCACCTTGATGCCGTACTGCTGCAGGAGCTTCTGGAAGGACACGGCAGCTGCCAATGGCGGGGACGGCGAACGCCTCGCCATCCCGGGAGAGACGCGTCCTTCGTTGACCCACAGCGCCGACGTGGGAGCGGCGATGCCCTCCGGGACGTAGTTGGCCTCCCAGTGCGCGTTGACGGCCGGGCCGGTGAACAGCGACGCGTCGTACCCCAGGGTGACCGACGCGACGCCCTGCGCTTTCAGGGCCTTCGCGGTACTCGCAGCGAGCGCCTGGAGCGTCGCACGGGCGGGGTAGTCGTTCGCCTGCTTCACGGCGAGCAGCGGGTCGCCGCCGCCGACCAGCACGATCGAACCCTTACCGGTGCTCACGACCTTCGTGGCGAAGGTGTGGTCCGGCCCAAGCGTCGACAGCGCCGACACCGTGGTCAGCAGCTTCAAGGTGGAGGCAGGCGTGTACGGCGTTGACGCCCCGACCGAGAACACCGGCTTCCCCCGCGACGCGTCGTACACGTAGATGCCGTGGTGCGGGCCGAGTGACGGGTCCTTCAGGATCGCGGCCAGGGCCGCACCGACACCAGCAGCGGTCGGAGCGGCACCCTCTGTCGTCAGCGGGGCCAGTACCGCAGGGGCCTGCGCAGCGCCTGTCCGCACGGATGCGGGTACGGCGCGTGCGCTGCTGACCAGCCCCGCGCACAGCGCCGTGGCCAGTAGCGTGACGAATGCCGCACGGGCAGGTCGGGCCACCGGGCTGCTCCTGTCATGTCGTCGGTCCGAACCGTGACAGTATCTGCCGTATGGAGTTCGACGTCTTCATCGAGATCCCCAAGGGCACCCGTAACAAGTACGAGCTGGACCACAAGACGAACCGTCTGCGGCTGGACCGGACCCTGTTCACCGCGACGCAGTACCCGTCCGACTACGGCTTCATCGAGGACACCCTGGGCCAGGACGGCGACCCCCTGGACGCCCTCGTGCTGCTGCCTGAGCCGACCTTCCCGGGCTGCCTGATCAAGGCGCGCGCGATCGGCATGTTCCGGATGACCGACGAGAAGGGCCCGGACGACAAGGTCCTGTGTGTCCCGGCCGGCGACCCGCGCCAGGAGCACCTGCGCGACATCCACCACGTGCCGGAGTTCGACCGGCTGGAGATCCAGCACTTCTTCGAGGTCTACAAGGATCTCGAGCCCGGCAAGTCCGTCGAGGGCGCCACCTGGGTCGGCCGCGCCGACGCCGAGGCCGAGATCACCGCCTCCTTCGAACGCCTGAAGACCGAAGGCCACTAGGGCCTAATCTCCTGAGACGCGGCGGAGCAGGGTCAGCAGGGTCTTGCGCTCCGCCGCGGTCAGTGGTGCCAGCAGATCCGCCTCCGCGGCGTAGATCAGCTGGTCCATGTCCGCCAGCTGCTTCTCCCCGGCCGGCGTGATCGCGACGATCTTGCGGCGCCGGTCGGCGGCGTCGACCCGCCGCGCCAGCATCTTCAGCTCCTCGAGCTCGTCCAGCAGCGTGACGAGGTCGCTGCGATCCATCCCGATCCGGTCCGCGAGCGTGGCCTGGACCGCCTCGCCGTCGTCGGCCAGGCTCGCCAGCACGTGGTAGTGCAACGTGCGGACGCCGCCCTCGGTCATGTGCTGCCGGACCAGCCGCTGGGCGTGCTGACTCGCCCGGCCGAGCGCGAACAGCACCTGGTCGGACAGCCGATGGTTCGGCGACGTATCCACCTCACCAACTCTATTGGCAACGCTTCCGCTCGGAGTTATCGTGGGATTCTCCCATTATTACTATTCCCCACGATATGGAGCACCCACGATGCGCGCAGTGCGCTACCACCGCCACGGCGGTCCCGACGTCCTCCAGCTCGACGAGGTCGCCGTACCCGAACCAGGTCCCGGCCAGGTGCTGATCCAGGCCGAGGCGATCGGTGCGAACGCGATCGACACCGTCCTGCGCCGCGGCGGCACACCCTGGGACCGGCCGCTGCCCGGCACGCTGACCGGTGAGGTCGTCGGCCGGATCACCGCACTCGGACCACAGACCCCGCCCGGCGTCGCGGTCGGCCAGCGCGTCGCCGCACTGGCCGAGGACGCGTTCGCCGAGTACGCCGTCGTCGACGCCGCGTTCCTGGCACCGATCCCGGACCAGGCCGACGCGGCCGAGGCGACCATGATGGGGATGACCGGGCCGCTCGCCTACCGGTTGCTCGAGTCCGCGCACCTGCCGGCCGGCGGCGCCGTCGTCATCCACTCAGCGGCCGGCACCATCGGCCACCTCGCCGTCCAACTCGCCCACTCCTACGACCCGAAGACCGTCATCGGCACGGCGTCCTCCCCCGCTCGGCTCGACTTCATCCGCTCGCTCGGCGCGGAGGCGGTCGACCTGACCGATCCGGACTGGCCGGCCAAGGTCCGCGAGCTCGCCCCGGACGGCGTCGACGCGGTCCTCGACGCCGTCGGCGGGAAGGTCTTCGAGCAGGGCCTCGGCCTGATCCGGCCGGTCGGGACGATGGTGACGTACGGCGCCATCACGACCGAGCTGCCCGCGGTACCGCCCGGCGCGCTGTTCGGGTTCAAGACGGTCACCGGCGTCGCGATCATGGGCTGGCGGAACGCCCGCCCGGAGGCGGCCCACGCCGACATCACCGAGGTCATCCGCCGCTGGCAGAGCGGCGACCTGCGTCCCGTCGTACACGCCACCCACCCGCTCGCCGAGGTCGCGCGCATCCACGAAACCCTCGACGCCCGGACAAACCTGGGGCGGCTGGTCGCGACCCCCTGAGATACTGAGCGGCGTGGAGCTTCGGCAGCTGCGGTACTTCGTGGGCGTCGCCGAGGAGCTGCATTTCGGCAAGGCCGCCGAGCGGCTGTACATCTCCACGCCGACGCTGAGCCAGCAGATCAAGCAGCTCGAACGCGAGATCGGCACCCGGCTGCTGATCCGGCACTCCCGCGGCGTCGAACTCACCCCGGCCGGGCAGGTCTTCCTGGCCCGCGCGCGGGAAACTCTCCAGGCGGCCGGCCTGGCGCTGAAGGACACGCGCCGGGCCGCCGGCCTGGACGAGCCGGTCCTGCGCCTCGGCCTGCTCAACGGCATCCCCGGACGGCTCCCGGCCGCGCTCGAACAGCTCGCCACCGAACGCTTCCCGGACAGCAGCGTCACGCTCGAGGCCGGTAC contains the following coding sequences:
- the ftsH gene encoding ATP-dependent zinc metalloprotease FtsH → MDVKRIFRGPLFWIVVAFLGVLVIGQLLTGSTGYKTEPTGQVVQLIQQAKSSSDKSIKSVTLNNPDEEIRVEKTDGTKIRAHYVDGQGETLGTDLQTLFQDGKIERYDVENPKPSFIGQVFSTLIPFLLIAVVFIFLMNSMQGGGSRVMSFAKSKAKLVTKDTPKTTFADVAGVDEAIEELQEIKEFLQEPGKFQAVGAKIPKGVLLYGQPGTGKTLLARAVAGEAGVPFYSISGSDFVEMFVGVGASRVRDLFEQAKTNAPAIVFIDEIDAVGRHRGAGLGGGHDEREQTLNQLLVEMDGFDVRGGVILIAATNRPDVLDPALLRPGRFDRQIAVDAPDLPGRQKILKVHARGKPMAQDVDLTAVARRTPGMTGADLANVLNEAALLTARSNAQLIDNRALDEAIDRVIAGPQRRTRLMSDKEKVLTAYHEGGHALVAAALPHSDPVQKVTILPRGRALGYTMVMPDEDKYSTTRSEMLDKLAYMLGGRAAEEMVFHDPTTGASNDIEKASALARAMVTQYGMTERLGAIKFGQDSSEPFLGRDFGSQRNYSEEIAAAVDEEVGKLILNAHQEAFDILVENRSVLDHLVEELLEKETLDKHQIARIFEPVIMRERRPAWTGSSTRVPSDQPPVMPVPAAQNGHDGQNGSLSDVLPGGSVGPDEAIRPPDYGSGPTPPNHQ
- the hpt gene encoding hypoxanthine phosphoribosyltransferase, whose translation is MDASDIEKDLSTIHYTEDQILAKLRELAGRIEQDYEGKDLLIVGVLKGAVMVMADLARALTRHVEMDWMAVSSYGSGTKSSGVVRILKDLDTDISGRHVLIVEDIIDTGLTLSWLVSNLQSRGPASVEICTAFRKPDAAAKMAVPVKYVGFDLPDEFVVGYGLDYAEKYRNLRCVGTLAPHVYS
- the tilS gene encoding tRNA lysidine(34) synthetase TilS gives rise to the protein MPGSPDSTAEGLIEQRRGKLHPAVARTREAVRATLAELPQGTTVLVACSGGTDSLALAAATAFEAPKLGLRAGAVVVDHGLQADSAHIAEIAAEQCRSVGLDPVLVRAVEVGTAGGPEGAARTARYDALRDAADELGADVVLLAHTRDDQAETVLLGLGRGSGARSLAGMAAAVGLLRRPFLEVPRATTAAACIASGLRPWHDPHNDDPQYVRVRVRHEVLPVLEQALGPGVVEALARTAGLLRADADALDQLAADVAETALSRADRQVRCDVGVLVEEPAAIRTRVLRQAALEAGCRATDLTAGHVAAVDALVTDWRGQRWIDLPQGIRAVRRGGFIAFGPDVTG
- a CDS encoding zinc-dependent metalloprotease, which codes for MSTADSGTTTEMVDWQLATGVARKLVRPGPAVSRAEADRVVAELRQFAAESEGHVREFTGLQATSATAPVVIVDRPGWVQANADGFRTVLQPLAEKLRQKADRAALASAVGSRVTGIEAGALLAFLSSKVLGQFDPFYPAEPDPDRPHLTGRLLLVAPNVVHVESELGVVPRDFRLWVCLHEETHRVQFTAVPWLRDHLRSELALFLDQAELDASAYAAMFREAVQRLGRSVRGEGELSLVDLMQSPEQRAVLDRLTAVMSLLEGHADYVMDGVGPSVIPTVETIRSKFTSRRASGNPLDQLLKRLLGLDAKLRQYKDGAAFVRRVVDSVGMEGFNRVWTGPNTLPTKNEIADPDAWVARLHG
- the dacB gene encoding D-alanyl-D-alanine carboxypeptidase/D-alanyl-D-alanine-endopeptidase, with protein sequence MARPARAAFVTLLATALCAGLVSSARAVPASVRTGAAQAPAVLAPLTTEGAAPTAAGVGAALAAILKDPSLGPHHGIYVYDASRGKPVFSVGASTPYTPASTLKLLTTVSALSTLGPDHTFATKVVSTGKGSIVLVGGGDPLLAVKQANDYPARATLQALAASTAKALKAQGVASVTLGYDASLFTGPAVNAHWEANYVPEGIAAPTSALWVNEGRVSPGMARRSPSPPLAAAVSFQKLLQQYGIKVAAAPKAALAPSTAALLAQVKSPTLGQIVEYINLHSDNDGAETLLRHVGIATGNGGSYVGGVKGVRATLTKLGLDVSKAIIYDGSGLTRANKVPLDLLAGAVRVAVSKDHPELRHLLTGLPIAGFNGSLRERFTTAGTATGLGLVHAKTGTLTSVHSLAGYARDRTGTLLVFAIASDSVPVPKTLDARAALDRATAALANCGC
- a CDS encoding inorganic diphosphatase — protein: MEFDVFIEIPKGTRNKYELDHKTNRLRLDRTLFTATQYPSDYGFIEDTLGQDGDPLDALVLLPEPTFPGCLIKARAIGMFRMTDEKGPDDKVLCVPAGDPRQEHLRDIHHVPEFDRLEIQHFFEVYKDLEPGKSVEGATWVGRADAEAEITASFERLKTEGH
- a CDS encoding MarR family winged helix-turn-helix transcriptional regulator produces the protein MDTSPNHRLSDQVLFALGRASQHAQRLVRQHMTEGGVRTLHYHVLASLADDGEAVQATLADRIGMDRSDLVTLLDELEELKMLARRVDAADRRRKIVAITPAGEKQLADMDQLIYAAEADLLAPLTAAERKTLLTLLRRVSGD
- a CDS encoding quinone oxidoreductase family protein, which gives rise to MRAVRYHRHGGPDVLQLDEVAVPEPGPGQVLIQAEAIGANAIDTVLRRGGTPWDRPLPGTLTGEVVGRITALGPQTPPGVAVGQRVAALAEDAFAEYAVVDAAFLAPIPDQADAAEATMMGMTGPLAYRLLESAHLPAGGAVVIHSAAGTIGHLAVQLAHSYDPKTVIGTASSPARLDFIRSLGAEAVDLTDPDWPAKVRELAPDGVDAVLDAVGGKVFEQGLGLIRPVGTMVTYGAITTELPAVPPGALFGFKTVTGVAIMGWRNARPEAAHADITEVIRRWQSGDLRPVVHATHPLAEVARIHETLDARTNLGRLVATP